TCAGGCGTTCATGGAAAGCCAGCGAGAGCGGCACCATGAAGACCCCTGCAATCAGGTAAATGCACAGGTGCCAGAGGGCCAGCAAGGTCTGGTTCTGGGCCATGAAAGCCACCTGGGTGGCTGGATCGGCCTGCATGGTGGGCGCAAGCAGGGTCAGGGCCAGTCCCAGACCAATGATGTAGGCAATTCCGTTGATGAGGGCGGACAGACCGCCCAGGTTTTTGAAATGCGTTGTGGATGGATTCATGCAGGTGCTCTCCCTGAGGCATGGGGCATGGACAGAGCTGTGGTAGAAGGCCCCCCAAGATGGCTGTTGTGTATCTGAAATCTAGTATACTAGCTAAATAATACACTAGATCATGAAAAAAGGTTTGTCAACGGCAAAGACAAACCCAGAAGACAGGCGACCAAGACAGCAGCCGTTATGGACTGCGTTTCCAGCAACAAACTCAGTCGGTGCCTGCTGCGGCAGCAGAGGAAACAGGTCCTCTGGATTCTGGACCCCTGCGAAAAGACGCAGGAGGTGCACCATAATGTTTCTTGAAAGCCCTGCTGAAGGCTGCTTCCGAGGTGTACCCCACGTGGGTGGCCACCTGGTACACCGGGGTGTCGCCACGGGAGAGCATTTTGGCGGCCAGATTCATGCGCCAGTCGGTGAGGTAGGCCAGAGGAGCCTGTCCCACAGCATCTGAGAAACGTTTGGCGAAAGCTGCCCTGGAAAGACCTGCCACAGAGGCCAGGCTTTCCACCGTCCAGGGGGTTTCGGGTGTGGCATGCATGCTGCGCAGGGCACGGGACACCTGGGGGTCGCGGGTGGCGGTCAGCCATCCGGGTTGCCTGGAACGCTGCATCACTTCTCTCAAGACATACAGGAACAGGGTGTCAAACAGGTGGGTGATCAGCAGTTCGCTGCCTGCCCCCAGCTCATGGATTTCCAGCCACAGAAGTTGCAGGGTCAGTTGCAACTGGGGGTTCCGGGCAATTTCTGCTTTTGTCAGGTGGATGGTTTCGGGGAGGCCCTGCACCAGATGTTTGCCCAGCCTCACCTCGGCCTGAAAAAGCCCACACACCAGGGTGGAGATGGGTTTTTGCAGATCTGGAGGTGACTTTTGCATGAAGTCTTCCAGCGAGATGGTTTCACCATCCTGGGTGTCGGTGAGACCGTGGGAGGTGCTGTGGGTCAGCAGCAGGATTTCGCCATCCAGGATTTCCAGCGGGTCATGTCCGGGCCTGCTGAGCCAGAAATTTCCGCCCTGCATCAGGTGCAGCACCATGTGCTGGGTGGCCGGAACATGCATGCCCCAGCCTGGATTCATGCTGCTGCGGGCCAGCAGGGTGCTCTGGGTTTCCAGCACCCTCACCCAGTCGGAAAGCACATCCATGTTGCCTGTCATGCCCTGATTTTAAAGCAATCCGGGCAACACCGCAAGATGATCTGCAAAGAAACCTGGACTTTTTGGCATAGACTGTCTGAAAAATGCACTATAGAATGTATAGCACAAAGGAGATGCAACCATGACCCAGTCACAACACACTTCTCAGATTTTGATTCTCGGCAGCACCGGAACCGTCGGACACGTCCTGACCCAGATTTTGCTGGACCAGGGCGAACAGGTCAAAGCCGCCAGCCGTCACCCTGAACACCTTGCAGACCAGCCTGGACTGCAGAAAGTTCACCTGGATTTCCAGGACCCCAGCACCTTTGAAGCTGCCCTGGAAGGCGTAGACCGCCTGTTCGCGGTGTCTCCCGGAGGCGTGCTGCAAGCCTACGACCTGCTGGCTCCTGTTCTGCAGGCTGCCCAGCAAAAAGGCATCAAGATCGTGCTGCAAACCGCCATCGGTGTGGACGCAGACGACAACATCCCCCTGCGCCGTCTGGAATTGCTGCTGGAACAATCTGGACTGCCTTACGTGGTCCTCAGGCCCAACTGGTTCTCTGACAACTTCCACAGCTACTGGGCAGCAGATGTGGCTGCTGGACTGGTCCGTTTGCCCGCTGCAGATGCCAAAACCTCTTTCATTGATGCCCGCGACATTGCCCTTTCTGCCGCTGCAGCCCTGACCAGCGGCCAGTTTGATCGCCGTGCCTTTGTGCTCACTGGCCCCGACGGCCTCAGCTATGCAGAGGCCGTCCAGGTGCTCTCTGAAGTGGCCGGACGCTCCATCCGCTACGAAGCCAGCACCCCCGAGGAATTCGTGCAGACCTCCGTGCAGCGGGGCATTCCTGAAGATTATGCCCGCAACCTGGCCTACATCTTCTCGGTGGTGGCGCAAGGCTGGGCCGCTGCAACAACCCCTGACGTGCAGGAACTGACCGGAAAAACCCCTTACACCGTGCAGGAGTACGCCGAGTACAACAAAGAGAAATTCCTGCAAAAAGTGGCCCAGCACTGAAAATCAGCACAAAACAGAGGCAAAAAAGAGACCCGGAGGCGTTCCTCCGGGTCTCTTTTGAGGTCTGGCAGAAAACTGCCTCATGGGTGATGTCCAGCACCTTCCAGCGCCCCCACCAGATGCTCTGCCAGCACTGGAAAGCCTGCGTAATGCAGATGCACATAACTGGCCAATATGTTCCCACTGGCATAGCCTTCTGGCCCCTGTTCGGTCTGATATGCAGGCTGGAAAGCAACGTGTTGCAGGCTGGAATGGTGAAATTCATGGCCCCGGACCTGTGTTCCTGCCCTTCCCAGAGGAGTGTCCTGCAGAAAAGTCACCTCCCGGTACCCCAGCGTGAGCCTGGAGGTCATGTGGGTCTGGTAAGGCACCACCCCACACATCTCGAAGACTTTTCCATCCTGATCGGTCAGTTGCTCTGAAAGGTACATCAGGCCCCCACACTCTGCGACCACGGGGTTTCCAGAGGCAGCAAAGGCCCGGATGCTTTCTCTCATGCTGCTGTTCTGGCTGAGTTCTGCGGCGTGGGCTTCCGGATATCCCCCTCCGATCAACAGGCCGTCACAATCGGGCACCCCGGCATCCCGGATGGGGGAAAAGGGCAGCAGTTCAGCGCCCAGCTGCTGCAGGAGGTCCAGCGCATCCTGGTAATAAAAACTGAACGCCTCATCCTGCGCGATGCCCAGACGGACTTTGGCAAGAGGCTCAAGGTGTTCTGGATTTCCTGAACGTGCAGGTGCAGACTTTGCCACCTCCAGCAAACCCTGCAGATCCAGGGTGGAAGAGGCCTGAATCAGGGTTTTCAG
This is a stretch of genomic DNA from Deinococcus roseus. It encodes these proteins:
- a CDS encoding NAD(P)H-binding protein, whose protein sequence is MTQSQHTSQILILGSTGTVGHVLTQILLDQGEQVKAASRHPEHLADQPGLQKVHLDFQDPSTFEAALEGVDRLFAVSPGGVLQAYDLLAPVLQAAQQKGIKIVLQTAIGVDADDNIPLRRLELLLEQSGLPYVVLRPNWFSDNFHSYWAADVAAGLVRLPAADAKTSFIDARDIALSAAAALTSGQFDRRAFVLTGPDGLSYAEAVQVLSEVAGRSIRYEASTPEEFVQTSVQRGIPEDYARNLAYIFSVVAQGWAAATTPDVQELTGKTPYTVQEYAEYNKEKFLQKVAQH
- a CDS encoding cobyrinate a,c-diamide synthase; the protein is MTARLMVAAAHSGAGKTTVSSLICAGLKAQGLQVQPFKLGPDYLDPTHLSHAAGMKARNLDSYLLPPERLQSLFHLGSRNADLCVLEGVMGFFDGKSPLSDEHSTADLARLLNCPVVLVLDAAGTARTIAAVAQGLIQFAEGIQVCGVILNQVGSARHAELCEMALNQAGIRCFGFLSKQPELALPSRHLGLLEAEQHHVPLKTLIQASSTLDLQGLLEVAKSAPARSGNPEHLEPLAKVRLGIAQDEAFSFYYQDALDLLQQLGAELLPFSPIRDAGVPDCDGLLIGGGYPEAHAAELSQNSSMRESIRAFAASGNPVVAECGGLMYLSEQLTDQDGKVFEMCGVVPYQTHMTSRLTLGYREVTFLQDTPLGRAGTQVRGHEFHHSSLQHVAFQPAYQTEQGPEGYASGNILASYVHLHYAGFPVLAEHLVGALEGAGHHP
- a CDS encoding helix-turn-helix transcriptional regulator — encoded protein: MTGNMDVLSDWVRVLETQSTLLARSSMNPGWGMHVPATQHMVLHLMQGGNFWLSRPGHDPLEILDGEILLLTHSTSHGLTDTQDGETISLEDFMQKSPPDLQKPISTLVCGLFQAEVRLGKHLVQGLPETIHLTKAEIARNPQLQLTLQLLWLEIHELGAGSELLITHLFDTLFLYVLREVMQRSRQPGWLTATRDPQVSRALRSMHATPETPWTVESLASVAGLSRAAFAKRFSDAVGQAPLAYLTDWRMNLAAKMLSRGDTPVYQVATHVGYTSEAAFSRAFKKHYGAPPASFRRGPESRGPVSSAAAAGTD